GAGGCATGTGCCGTGCTGGCATCGCCCTTCTGATTTTTGTTTGGCCGATCCGCTACCCATCGGGGCGGATGTCCGCTCGAAACGATTGGACTCCGTAGCCTTTTGCAAATTAAGTGCCACGATGTCTCGCCGCTGGCTCCGTTGCAAAAGGCCGGTTTACAAAGGCTCCTTTTGCACGCTGCTTGCAAAATACCTATTGCAAAAAGTTTTTCCTTAGCATTTTGCAAGTGTGCCGCGATGGCGAATTGCGACGAAACCTCGCCGCAGGCGTGCGGTTATCCGCATCCGCCCCGCGACAATTTGCAAGGTTCCACTTGGGAAATAAAAATCGTGCGGCGAAAAGGAACTGTTACTTGAAGGAGTTAGAAGAATTTGCAAATCGCATTTTTTTTTGCGCGCCCAAACCACGAATTGAGTGTTACCTCCGCCGGAACAGCGCGGGCCTTGCAAAATACCGGTGGCACTGGCCGTGCTGAAACCTTCGCTAATTGGTATGCGGAATGAGCAAACCGACCACGATCACTAACCAGAATCATCAGATAGAGCCAAACAAAATGAAAAATAAACCAGCTACACTCGCCTGCGCCGCGGCCCTCACCCTCGGCGCATTGGGACTCACCGGAACCGCGCAAGCCGGTTCCATCTCGGGAACGGTTTCGTTCTCCGGCACCGCCGTCACTGACAGCGCCAACTTCATGACCTCAACGCGCTTCCTGTCATTTCAGGACGTATTCGTCGGCGCGAACTCAGCGCTGTTCGGAGATTACACCGGCACTTCCGGCGCCGCTGTGACCGTCACGCCCTTTATCTGGAACCCGGCCAACGCCAGCACGCCGATTGATCCCCTGTGGACTTTCACCGTTGGCGCAAAAACGTATTCCTTCGACATCAGTTCCATTCATGAAGACTTCGCTGACCCGACCGGCATGTTGCTTTCGGGCATGGGCACGGCCTTCATCACTGGTGAAACCCCTACCAGCGGTGAATTCATGCTGTCAGCCCAAACCATCGGCGTAGCTACCTTCACGTTCTCCTCCACCACCGAGGTCCCCGTGCCCGACAATGCGAACACGGTCATGCTGCTGGGTGGCGTCCTTTTCAGTTGCGCGCTCGTGCAACGCAAATTCAAAAAAGTCTGATCCATCGCGCCAGTTTATCCGGCGCCGATCAAACTCCAGGCGAAGTGATTTTTAAATCCTTCGCCTTTTTTCTGTACCGGAAGATCAACCGTGCCGACAAATGTTGCAGCTTTGGAAGTGTGTCCTGCTCTGCGAATCGGGCTCATTGGAAATGGATGCGAGAATAGTTGAGTTCCGCTATTTCAAATAAATTTTCATCTCCTTGCCTTGCAGCATATCGGTGTGTTTTACAAACCATCCGTCAAGCGGCTTGTCGCCGATGGTGATTTTATCAATATTATCGCCTTTGCCTTTTTTGACGATGGTGAAAGTCTCGCCGTTGCCCAGGGTTATGGCGATTTTGTCGAAAATAGGCACTGATACGATGTATTCAGGGTCGGCTGGGGAGTAAGGGTAGATGCCCATGGCATTGAAGACATACCATCCCGTGAGCGAACCCTGATCGTCCATTCCTGGCAAAGCCAGACCTTCAGCACCCATGCCAAAGTAATGGAAGAGCAGCTTGGTGAGAACGGCCTGTGATTTCTCCGGCTTATTCACGAAATAATAGAGGTAAGGATAGTTGAAGTCGGGCTGGTTACCCATGCAGAACTGTCCGAGAAAACACGATAGATTGTCCCTGGCATATCCTTTCCAGGGAATAGTAAACAGATCGTCGAGTTTCCGCTCGAAATCCGCCGGGCTTTTGTAAAGGCTGATTAAGCCCTGCGTATCCTGCGGCACGAAGAAAGATGCCTGCCAGGCATTAGCCTCGCGATACATAAACTCATAGTAGGGATAATATGGATCGAACGGCGCATACCAGGTTCCATCGGCAAGGCGGCCTCTCATCAGCTCAGTTTCCGGATCGAATACATTTTTGTAGTTCTGGCTGCGCTTCAACATTTCGTTGTACGTGTTGGTGTCGCCCAGCGCTTGGGCAAGCCGCGCGATGGAATAATCGGAATAGGCATACTCCAGCGTCTTGGTGGTTCCAGCGGTAGATTTAGTTTCGGTCACCGGGTGGGCGAGGTTGGCTTCGGGAACATAGCCGAGCGCCATATATTCTTTGTTGTGAGGCCTTGCCCGATTGCCGTCGCCAGTGTTGGCATTGTTAAGCATGTAGTGGAATGCCTCCTGAACATCAAAGTTCGTGACGCCGCGCAGATACGACCCCGTTATGTAAGCCGAACCAAAATCGCCGTGGAACGAGGTGGGCAGAAATCCCGAACGCGCGCTGCGGCGCAACATGGAGTTGATAATCTCGTTGCTGACATCAGGAAGCAGCATGTCCAACAGGACCAGTTTAGTGCGGAAAGTATCCCACAAGGCCGGACTCGTCAGCGCTTCGAATTCTGCGCCGGCGTCGCTGGTAAGACTCGGGAACCAGAACTGCCGGAACAGGCAGGAGTAGAACAATTCTTTCTGCCGGTCAGTTCCGCCGGTTACCTGAATTTTGTCGAGCATCGTTTCCCAGTTTTGATTCGCCTCTTTGCGAACCTGAATGAAACTTTTTCCGCCAATCTCAACTTCCAGATTGTGTTTTGCCGCTTCGATGCTCGTATAGGAAAGGGCGATCTTTACCTCCAAAGGCTTGCTTTCCTTTTCGAAGCTGATTACCGGAACGTCAATCTTCCCGCTGATTCTTCTTCGACCGCCAGCGCCCTGGCCGGAACGCGGAATGACGGGCTGGTTGGGATCACGCTTGTAGGTATCTATGCTTTTGATGCGCTCATTCATCACGCAATAAAAGCACAAGCCACCCTGCTTT
This portion of the Verrucomicrobiia bacterium genome encodes:
- a CDS encoding GH92 family glycosyl hydrolase; this encodes MKAGDFVSVGVKIQNGASDGYGVKKVMQTTKISQAETIRGEVLRFGKLKSNTPRPAGIANGKSIFRPVDSKTNIFNCVGNSIQLVIAALMMVVTGCSHLSQTGRSLTSYVNPFVGTTVLTNSADLGYVASWRTWNGLNAPAATVPFAMVQAVPITTYGSGSGYEYEVNTIKAFAQTSDTQWGKQNIPIMPLEGSGFTADDFASKFNHAGESAHPGYYQVRLERYDINAEVTATRRCAYYKFTYLGGQEKKLAFDLVHSGGGSSDWDLQQSGDYAVSGKQGGLCFYCVMNERIKSIDTYKRDPNQPVIPRSGQGAGGRRRISGKIDVPVISFEKESKPLEVKIALSYTSIEAAKHNLEVEIGGKSFIQVRKEANQNWETMLDKIQVTGGTDRQKELFYSCLFRQFWFPSLTSDAGAEFEALTSPALWDTFRTKLVLLDMLLPDVSNEIINSMLRRSARSGFLPTSFHGDFGSAYITGSYLRGVTNFDVQEAFHYMLNNANTGDGNRARPHNKEYMALGYVPEANLAHPVTETKSTAGTTKTLEYAYSDYSIARLAQALGDTNTYNEMLKRSQNYKNVFDPETELMRGRLADGTWYAPFDPYYPYYEFMYREANAWQASFFVPQDTQGLISLYKSPADFERKLDDLFTIPWKGYARDNLSCFLGQFCMGNQPDFNYPYLYYFVNKPEKSQAVLTKLLFHYFGMGAEGLALPGMDDQGSLTGWYVFNAMGIYPYSPADPEYIVSVPIFDKIAITLGNGETFTIVKKGKGDNIDKITIGDKPLDGWFVKHTDMLQGKEMKIYLK